Proteins encoded within one genomic window of Oncorhynchus keta strain PuntledgeMale-10-30-2019 chromosome 12, Oket_V2, whole genome shotgun sequence:
- the LOC118390836 gene encoding RING finger protein 145-like yields the protein MLVKDKLEAVLNVGLRVPSIMLLEVLYRWDVSSFFQKIQRSSLNNNPLFQYKYLALYLHYVGYILSLVLLTLPRQHLVKLYLYVLTALLLFAGHQVSRDYVRSELDSGYEGPLYLEALSMNRFSTALIAQLVVCTLCSCVMQTKRIWLFSAHLLPLVARLCLVPLETIVFINRFAMIFTGLEVIYFLASNLLVPYNLAKTAYRELVQVVEVYGLLALGMSLWNQLVLPVLFMCFWLVLFALQIYTYFSSRDKPTSRERLLFLFLTSIAECCSTPYSLLGLVFTVSFVALGVLTLCKFYLQGYRAFMNDNTMHRGMTEGITLLILAVQTGLIELQVIHRAFLLSIILFIVVASILQSMLEIADPIVLALGASRDKSLWKHFRAVSLCLFLLVFPAYMAYMICQFFHMDFWLLIIISSSILTSLQVLGTLLIYILFMVEEVRKEPVQNMDDVIYYVNGTYRLLEFLVALVVVAYGVSETVFGEWTVMGSTIIFIHSYYNVWLRAQLGWQSFLMRRDAVNKIKSLPTASDLQLEQYNDICAICYQDMKSAVITPCSHFFHAGCLKKWLYVQETCPLCHKQLKSQSQPANATAAPAQDILPANPNPAEAGQGEPVASVAGENKTVTRNGVPVEESQARSSSSHANPDPEPEGQAEEAGPSQGSGESCLRHRQPQQSATCPEAASSTACAADLQLELQRSASPCCL from the exons GTTACATCCTCAGCCTGGTGCTCCTGACTCTGCCTCGTCAGCACCTGGTGAAGCTCTACCTGTACGTGCTCACTGCCCTGCTGCTCTTCGCCGGACACCAAGTCTCcag GGATTATGTCCGCAGTGAGCTGGACTCCGGGTACGAGGGACCGCTCTACCTGGAGGCGCTGTCCATGAACCGTTTCTCCACCGCCctcatag ctcagcTGGTGGTGTGCACCCTGTGCTCCTGCGTCATGCAGACCAAGAGGATCTGGTTGTTCTCTGCTCACCTGCTCCCCCTGGTGGCGCGCCTCTGCCTGGTCCCCCTGGAGACCATCGTGTTCATCAACCGCTTCGCCATGATCTTCACGGGCCTCGAGGTCATCTACTTCCTGGCCTCCAACCTGCTGGTGCCCTACAACCTGgccaagacagcctacagggagctGGTGCAG GTGGTGGAGGTGTATGGGCTGCTGGCTCTGGGGATGTCCCTGTGGAATCAGCTGGTTCTGCCCGTCCTCTTCATGTGCTTCTGGCTGGTGCTGTTTGCCCTGCAGATCTACACCTACTTCAGTAGCCGCGACAAGCCCACCTCCAGAGAGAGGttgctcttcctcttcctcaccag TATTGCAgagtgctgcagcaccccctactccctgctgggcctgGTCTTCACCGTGTCCTTTGTGGCGCTGGGCGTCCTCACCCTCTGCAAGTTCTACCTGCAGGGCTACCGGGCCTTCATGAATGACAACACCATGCATCG GGGAATGACGGAGGGCATCACGCTACTGATCCTGGCTGTGCAGACGGGTCTGATTGAGCTGCAGGTCATCCACCGAGCCTTCCTCCTCAGTATCATCCTCTTCATCGTGGTGGCCTCCATCCTGCAGTCCATGCTGGAGATAGCTGACCCTATCGTACTGGCTCTGGGGGCCTCACGGGACAA GAGCCTGTGGAAGCACTTCCGGGCCGTGAGCCTGTGCCTCTTCCTGCTGGTCTTCCCAGCCTACATGGCCTACATGATCTGCCAGTTCTTCCACATGGACTTCTGGCTCCTCATCATCATCTCCTCCAGCATCCTCACCTcactgcag GTGCTGGGCACCCTGCTAATCTACATCCTGTTCATGGTGGAGGAGGTCCGTAAGGAGCCCGTACAGAACATGGACGACGTAATTTACTACGTGAACGGGACCTACCGGCTGCTGGAGTTCCTGGTGGCGCTCGTGGTGGTGGCCTACGGCGTGTCTGAGACGGTGTTCGGGGAGTGGACGGTGATGGGCTCCACCATCATCTTCATCCATTCCTACTACAACGTGTGGCTGCGCGCCCAGCTGGGCTGGCAGAGCTTCCTGATGCGCCGAGACGCCGTCAACAAGATCAAGAGCCTGCCCACCGCTTCCGACCTGCAGCTGGAGCAGTACAATGACATCTGTGCTATCTgctatcag GACATGAAGTCTGCCGTCATCACCCCCTGCAGTCACTTCTTCCACGCTGGCTGCCTCAAGAAGTGGCTCTACGTACAGGAGACCTGCCCCCTCTGCCACAAACAGCTGAAGAGCCAATCACAGCCCGCCAATGCCACCGCTGCCCCCGCCCAGGACATTCTTCCAGCCAATCCCAACCCAGCAGAGGCTGGGCAAGGAGAGCCAGTGGCCAGTGTGGCCGGAGAGAACAAAACAGTGACTCGGAACGGTGTTCCGGTTGAAGAGAGCCAAGCCAGATCCTCTTCCTCCCATGCTAACCCTGACCCAGAGCCTGAGGGCCAGGCAGAGGAGGCAGGTCCGTCACAGGGCTCAGGAGAGTCATGTCTCAGGCATCGCCAGCCCCAGCAGTCTGCCACCTGCCCTGAAGCAGCATCATCCACAGCATGTGCAGCTGACCTCCAGTTAGAACTTCAACGGTCTGCCAGCCCCTGCTGCCTCTGA